Proteins co-encoded in one Puniceicoccaceae bacterium genomic window:
- the tnpA gene encoding IS200/IS605 family transposase, with the protein MPQSLSFLLVHIVFSTKDRAPILDHKTRHALFAYLATVARNEHCECFRVGGVTDHVHLAIRLERTCSVAKLVERLKTTSSKWIKPQSPVFSDFAWQRGYGAFSVRPSDLEALIQYIDNQESHHRTRTFQDEYRSFLTKYGVKFDERFVWQ; encoded by the coding sequence ATGCCTCAATCACTCTCCTTCCTTCTCGTGCATATCGTTTTCAGCACCAAAGATCGTGCCCCCATCCTCGATCACAAAACCCGTCATGCACTTTTTGCCTACCTTGCGACGGTGGCCCGAAATGAACATTGCGAATGCTTTCGGGTGGGAGGTGTCACCGATCATGTCCATCTGGCCATTCGACTTGAACGAACTTGCTCTGTGGCAAAGCTTGTTGAACGGCTGAAAACCACGTCTTCCAAATGGATTAAACCCCAATCACCGGTATTCTCCGATTTTGCATGGCAGCGAGGATACGGAGCATTTTCAGTACGTCCAAGCGATCTGGAAGCCTTGATTCAATATATCGACAATCAGGAATCCCACCATCGGACTCGCACATTTCAGGATGAGTATCGTTCGTTTCTGACCAAATATGGAGTCAAATTCGACGAACGATTCGTGTGGCAATAA
- a CDS encoding agmatine deiminase family protein produces the protein MNKLSEDMPSHFRMPAEWEPQECLWFSWPTATHLWPGKLDRVQREILRIAALVSETSRVGINGLAPGNERTNALLSMVPGLHREALHLSGIPNNDAWCRDHGPSFVQDRRSGSLAGLDWNFNAWGNKYQPWSLDNQVASRMLESLGVERIASPFVGEGGGLEVDGAGTVLLTESVWLNPNRNAGIDKRRIESWLLEHLGCQQALWFSEGLAEDDTDGHVDMFARFVKPETMVVCTESNARHPQYRALQSIREQLQGFRTLTGGHFDGIDLPMPEPVINDGEACPATYGNFLIYNEWVFVPQYGQPRNDAHAMGVLGECFPDHRLEAVDCRDLITEGGAIHCLTQQQPVNPSHSTHLQ, from the coding sequence ATGAACAAGCTGTCTGAAGATATGCCGTCGCACTTTCGCATGCCTGCCGAGTGGGAGCCTCAGGAATGCCTGTGGTTTTCCTGGCCAACTGCCACTCACCTCTGGCCTGGCAAGCTGGATCGGGTACAGCGCGAAATCCTGCGCATCGCAGCTTTGGTTTCCGAAACTTCGAGGGTTGGAATCAACGGGCTGGCTCCGGGGAATGAGCGAACGAACGCCTTACTGTCGATGGTGCCCGGGTTGCACCGTGAGGCTTTGCATCTGTCTGGCATTCCCAACAACGATGCCTGGTGCCGTGACCACGGACCGAGTTTTGTGCAGGACCGTCGTTCGGGGTCGCTGGCAGGACTCGATTGGAACTTTAATGCCTGGGGAAACAAATACCAGCCGTGGTCACTGGACAACCAGGTTGCTTCACGAATGCTCGAATCGCTCGGGGTCGAACGCATTGCCAGTCCGTTTGTTGGCGAGGGCGGCGGACTGGAAGTGGACGGAGCTGGCACAGTCCTGCTCACGGAATCGGTTTGGCTCAACCCGAACCGCAACGCGGGCATCGACAAGCGCAGGATCGAATCGTGGTTGCTCGAACACCTGGGTTGCCAGCAGGCATTGTGGTTCAGCGAAGGACTTGCGGAGGATGATACTGACGGTCATGTGGACATGTTTGCACGATTTGTGAAACCCGAAACCATGGTGGTCTGCACGGAGTCCAATGCACGTCATCCCCAGTATCGTGCGCTACAGTCGATTCGCGAGCAGCTCCAAGGCTTTCGCACGCTCACGGGTGGGCATTTTGACGGGATCGATTTGCCCATGCCAGAACCCGTCATCAATGACGGCGAAGCCTGTCCCGCCACCTACGGTAATTTCCTGATCTACAATGAGTGGGTCTTCGTGCCGCAATATGGACAACCCCGCAATGACGCCCATGCGATGGGAGTGTTGGGCGAGTGTTTTCCCGATCATCGCCTTGAAGCCGTGGACTGCCGGGACTTGATCACCGAGGGCGGCGCAATTCACTGCCTCACTCAACAGCAACCCGTAAATCCTTCACACTCGACCCACTTGCAGTGA
- a CDS encoding carbon-nitrogen hydrolase, with product MSTVTIALIQTTTEASKQAVIEKTVTHIRSAAQSGASVICLQELFHTPYFCLTQDPALFDLAEPVPGPTTQALADLSQELGIYLIVPIFESVHGTVYYNTVVVLGPQGETVLKYRKMHIPQDPGFEEKFFFAPGDLGWPVFDTPWGKMGVLICWDQWYPEAARLMALRGARVIFYPTAIGRLDEEAEALGYRQHQAWETVQRGHGVANGCYIAACNRVGREGDTHFWGQSFVSDFYGSILAKGSSSEEQVVLATLDREAQDAFRRMWPFFRDRRVDAYGELTRRIVE from the coding sequence ATGAGCACTGTCACCATTGCCCTGATTCAAACGACCACCGAAGCGAGCAAGCAGGCTGTTATTGAAAAGACTGTGACGCACATCCGCAGTGCTGCGCAGAGCGGCGCAAGTGTGATCTGTCTGCAGGAGCTGTTTCACACGCCCTATTTCTGCCTGACTCAGGATCCGGCACTATTTGATCTGGCAGAGCCTGTGCCGGGGCCGACAACGCAGGCTCTGGCCGACTTGTCGCAGGAACTCGGCATCTACCTGATTGTGCCGATTTTCGAATCCGTGCACGGAACGGTCTACTACAACACGGTTGTGGTGCTGGGACCGCAGGGGGAAACCGTTCTCAAATACCGCAAGATGCACATTCCGCAGGATCCCGGGTTTGAGGAAAAATTCTTCTTTGCGCCAGGAGATCTGGGCTGGCCTGTTTTTGATACTCCCTGGGGAAAAATGGGTGTTCTGATCTGCTGGGATCAGTGGTATCCCGAAGCCGCCCGCCTGATGGCTCTGCGCGGAGCGCGCGTGATTTTTTATCCTACCGCCATCGGCAGACTCGATGAGGAAGCGGAAGCACTTGGCTATCGTCAGCATCAGGCATGGGAGACCGTGCAGCGTGGACACGGTGTTGCAAACGGTTGTTACATTGCCGCCTGCAATCGTGTGGGGCGCGAAGGGGATACCCATTTTTGGGGCCAGTCTTTTGTTTCCGACTTCTACGGTTCCATCCTTGCCAAGGGCAGTTCATCGGAGGAACAGGTGGTGCTCGCGACGCTGGACCGTGAAGCTCAGGATGCGTTTCGTCGCATGTGGCCCTTCTTCCGTGACCGTCGCGTGGATGCCTATGGCGAGCTCACCCGACGTATTGTGGAGTGA
- a CDS encoding metalloregulator ArsR/SmtB family transcription factor, whose translation MPDKSNEFDPELIALAETAKALSHPARIAIIRFLNEKGSSTCAPIIGALPLSQPAVSRHLKELKQCGLLDSESCGTSICYRVNTLRMQKFCEVVSRKCMDSNNLEVAIEVKAKPEPLNCA comes from the coding sequence ATGCCTGACAAGTCAAACGAATTTGATCCGGAGCTGATTGCGCTGGCCGAAACTGCCAAGGCGCTTTCGCACCCTGCGCGCATTGCGATCATCCGTTTCCTCAATGAAAAAGGATCGAGTACCTGCGCCCCGATCATTGGTGCGCTGCCACTCTCTCAACCGGCGGTTTCCCGTCACCTCAAGGAGCTGAAGCAGTGCGGATTGCTCGATTCGGAAAGCTGCGGCACGTCGATTTGTTATCGCGTGAACACCTTGCGCATGCAGAAGTTTTGTGAGGTGGTCAGCCGCAAGTGCATGGATTCGAACAATCTTGAAGTTGCCATCGAAGTGAAAGCCAAACCCGAACCCCTGAATTGCGCATGA
- the trxA gene encoding thioredoxin: MSHEITNFETDVLASSNSTPVLVDFWAPWCGPCRMLGPVLDELASESGGTWKLAKVNVDNHQREAAMFQVRSIPSVKLIHQGKVLAEFTGAAPKEQISAWLKQKLPAA, translated from the coding sequence ATGAGTCACGAAATTACCAACTTTGAAACCGATGTTCTCGCATCAAGCAATTCCACTCCCGTCCTGGTCGACTTCTGGGCACCCTGGTGCGGACCCTGCCGCATGCTCGGACCCGTGCTCGATGAACTCGCCTCGGAGTCCGGCGGCACCTGGAAACTGGCGAAAGTGAATGTCGACAACCATCAGCGCGAGGCAGCCATGTTTCAAGTGCGCTCCATCCCCAGTGTGAAACTGATCCACCAGGGTAAGGTGCTCGCCGAATTCACCGGTGCTGCCCCCAAGGAACAGATTTCAGCTTGGTTGAAGCAAAAGCTGCCAGCCGCCTGA
- the leuC gene encoding 3-isopropylmalate dehydratase large subunit, which produces MKRSLFQKVWEKHTVRKLSDGRTQLLIGTHLIHEVTSPQAFGMLRDLGLGVKFPERTFATVDHIIPTDEIAEPFSDPLADAMIKELRKNCREYGITFFDSNTGKQGIVHIVGPEQGITQPGMTIACGDSHTATHGAFGAIAFGIGTSQVRDILATQTMALNPLKVRRINVDGKLRPGVYAKDVILHIIRVLGVKGGLGYAYEYGGEVFDNFSLEERMTVCNMSIEGGARCGYVNPDEKTFAYLKGRPYSPKGDAWERAVEEWRSIASDEGCAYDDIVNIRAEDIAPTITWGINPGQAIFIDETLPRIEDLPEADKETAIEAYEHMKLTPGTPIKGTKIDVVFFGSCTNGRLSDFEEAAKYLKGRKVVDGIKAIAVPGSQVVSAIAEEKGIASIFREAGFEWRGAGCSMCLGMNPDQLVGDQICASSSNRNFKGRQGSPTGRTILMSPLMVAAAAITGEVTDARELFTIEG; this is translated from the coding sequence GTGAAACGAAGCTTATTTCAAAAGGTATGGGAAAAGCACACCGTTCGGAAACTGTCCGACGGCCGTACGCAACTCTTGATTGGAACACACCTCATCCATGAGGTCACCAGCCCACAGGCATTTGGCATGCTTCGTGACCTCGGACTTGGGGTCAAGTTTCCTGAGCGCACATTTGCGACGGTTGACCACATCATTCCCACCGATGAAATTGCCGAACCCTTTTCCGATCCGCTGGCAGATGCCATGATCAAGGAACTGCGGAAAAATTGCCGCGAATACGGCATCACTTTTTTTGACAGCAACACTGGGAAACAGGGCATCGTGCATATCGTCGGCCCCGAACAAGGCATCACTCAACCCGGCATGACGATTGCCTGCGGGGATTCCCACACGGCTACCCACGGGGCTTTTGGCGCCATTGCCTTTGGCATCGGCACGAGTCAGGTGCGCGACATCCTGGCTACCCAGACCATGGCACTCAATCCACTCAAGGTGCGCCGCATCAACGTCGATGGCAAGCTTCGCCCGGGCGTTTATGCCAAGGACGTCATCCTGCACATCATCCGTGTGCTGGGCGTGAAGGGGGGCCTCGGCTACGCCTACGAATATGGTGGAGAAGTCTTTGACAACTTCAGTCTCGAGGAGCGCATGACGGTATGCAACATGTCCATCGAGGGCGGCGCGCGCTGCGGGTATGTCAACCCGGACGAAAAGACTTTTGCCTACCTGAAAGGGCGACCCTACTCTCCCAAGGGTGATGCATGGGAAAGGGCGGTCGAAGAGTGGCGCAGTATCGCCTCGGATGAGGGATGTGCCTATGACGACATCGTCAATATCCGCGCTGAGGACATCGCACCGACCATCACCTGGGGCATCAATCCCGGCCAGGCCATTTTCATCGACGAAACCCTTCCCCGCATTGAAGACCTGCCCGAAGCAGACAAGGAGACTGCCATTGAGGCCTATGAGCACATGAAGCTCACTCCGGGAACCCCGATCAAGGGCACCAAGATCGATGTGGTGTTCTTTGGTTCCTGCACCAACGGGCGGCTGTCCGATTTTGAAGAAGCGGCGAAGTACCTCAAGGGACGCAAAGTCGTCGACGGGATAAAGGCCATTGCAGTACCGGGATCCCAGGTGGTTTCCGCAATTGCGGAGGAAAAGGGCATTGCCTCGATCTTCCGGGAGGCCGGATTTGAATGGCGGGGTGCGGGCTGTTCGATGTGTCTGGGCATGAATCCGGATCAACTCGTGGGTGACCAGATCTGCGCGAGTTCGAGCAATCGCAACTTCAAGGGACGCCAGGGCAGCCCCACCGGACGCACGATCCTGATGAGTCCACTCATGGTCGCAGCTGCAGCCATCACCGGAGAAGTGACCGACGCACGCGAACTCTTCACCATCGAGGGCTGA
- the leuD gene encoding 3-isopropylmalate dehydratase small subunit: protein MALEKITKVSGKGIPVMGDDIDTDRIIPARFMKCVTFDGLGEFAFYDAIKEAQSHGQTFPFGSERFAQGSILISGANFGCGSSREHAPQSLYRAGVRAVVAQSFAEIFFGNSITLGMPCVTLPREKLNELAALVNQDPATEISLDLDSRTIRAGDWVATFGMSDSVHQALVEGKWDPIAELLESDSDVKQVAAGLPYVSGY from the coding sequence ATGGCATTGGAAAAAATCACCAAGGTTTCCGGCAAAGGCATCCCCGTCATGGGCGATGACATCGACACGGACCGCATCATCCCTGCACGTTTCATGAAGTGCGTCACTTTTGACGGGCTGGGCGAGTTTGCGTTTTACGATGCAATCAAGGAGGCACAATCCCACGGGCAAACCTTTCCGTTTGGCAGTGAGCGCTTTGCGCAGGGATCGATCTTGATCTCAGGTGCAAATTTCGGTTGCGGTTCCTCCCGTGAACACGCGCCTCAATCGCTCTATCGAGCCGGGGTTCGTGCAGTCGTTGCCCAGAGCTTTGCTGAGATCTTTTTTGGCAACTCGATCACACTCGGCATGCCCTGCGTCACCCTTCCCCGGGAAAAATTGAACGAACTGGCGGCTTTGGTGAACCAAGACCCAGCAACTGAGATCTCGTTGGATCTTGATTCACGAACGATCCGTGCGGGAGACTGGGTTGCAACCTTCGGGATGTCCGATTCGGTTCACCAGGCACTGGTGGAAGGGAAGTGGGATCCCATCGCCGAGCTGCTCGAATCCGACAGCGATGTGAAACAGGTTGCTGCCGGACTCCCCTACGTATCCGGATATTAA